Proteins encoded by one window of Flavobacterium sp. N502540:
- a CDS encoding DUF5565 family protein gives MKKISTLFVKDPHDLARVINKVSDENRWVTTGEVIATRKFDGSAAAIIEGELFKRFDAKKGRVIPSGAIACQEADSITGHHPHWLKCDRLKPEDKFFFEGFDNLKIKIDGTFELCGPKVQGNPEKLEKHMLMKHGSEVFDFSNFEFDDLKRFLLENDVEGIVFHHVSDGRMCKLRKSDFGIKRSKLEMTPTKNANNLIVSNHE, from the coding sequence ATGAAAAAGATAAGTACATTATTTGTTAAAGATCCGCATGATCTGGCAAGGGTGATAAATAAGGTTAGTGATGAAAATAGATGGGTTACAACCGGAGAAGTTATTGCCACAAGAAAATTTGATGGCTCAGCTGCAGCAATTATTGAGGGAGAATTATTTAAAAGGTTTGATGCCAAAAAAGGGCGTGTAATTCCTTCCGGTGCGATTGCATGTCAGGAAGCAGATAGTATTACGGGACATCATCCGCATTGGTTAAAATGTGATCGTTTGAAACCTGAGGATAAGTTTTTCTTTGAAGGTTTTGATAATTTAAAAATTAAGATCGATGGGACATTTGAATTATGCGGCCCTAAAGTGCAGGGAAATCCTGAAAAACTGGAAAAACACATGCTGATGAAACACGGCAGTGAGGTTTTTGACTTTTCAAATTTTGAATTTGATGATTTGAAAAGATTTTTGTTAGAAAATGATGTTGAAGGTATTGTTTTTCACCATGTTTCAGATGGAAGAATGTGTAAGCTAAGAAAATCTGATTTTGGAATAAAACGTTCGAAGTTAGAAATGACCCCAACAAAAAATGCCAATAACTTAATTGTTTCTAACCATGAGTAA
- a CDS encoding AMP-dependent synthetase/ligase — protein MVSITRLFDFPYYQQETYNLQVALATKKNGVWEKTSSQEYIAKANAISRALLRMGVQKDDKIALITSNNRTEWNIMDIGILQTGAQNVPIYPTIAEEDYEYILNHSGSIFCFVSDTEVLDKVNAIKANVPTLKEVYSFNEIEGCKHWSELLALGEDESNQSEVEARKDSIKPEDLATIIYTSGTTGRPKGVMLSHKNIVSNVLDSAPRIPFDPGKSSALSFLPICHIFERMILYIYQYYGISVYFGESIDKISDNLKEVRPNVITAVPRLLEKVYDKIYAKGAELTGIKKKLFFWAIDLGLRYQPYGANGAWYEFQLKIARKLIFSKWKEGLGGNLDLMVSGSAALQPRLARVFAAAEIPVMEGYGLSETSPVIAVNDQRNKGFKIGTVGKPIRNVEVKIAEDGEILCKGPNVMLGYYKDPEKTAEALQDGYFHTGDIGEIDSEGFLKITDRKKEMFKTSGGKYIAPQLIENAMKQSRFIEQIMVIGEGEKMPAAFIQPNFEFVKEWAKIHKITLGNNDKDISTNAQVIKRIDEEVETINEKFGHWEKIKRFELTPDVWSIDGGQLTPTLKLKRKIIKEIYKDLYAKIYGQN, from the coding sequence ATGGTTTCAATCACACGCCTTTTTGATTTTCCCTATTATCAACAAGAAACTTATAACCTTCAGGTTGCCTTAGCAACTAAAAAAAACGGAGTCTGGGAAAAGACATCTAGCCAGGAATATATTGCAAAAGCAAATGCTATTTCGAGAGCATTATTGCGCATGGGTGTTCAAAAAGATGATAAAATTGCATTAATCACTTCTAACAATCGTACGGAGTGGAATATTATGGATATTGGTATCCTGCAAACCGGTGCTCAAAACGTACCTATTTACCCAACTATTGCCGAAGAAGATTACGAATATATATTAAATCATAGTGGAAGTATTTTCTGTTTTGTATCCGATACAGAAGTACTTGACAAAGTAAACGCAATCAAAGCTAACGTTCCTACTTTAAAAGAGGTCTATTCTTTTAATGAAATTGAAGGCTGCAAACACTGGTCTGAATTGCTAGCGCTAGGAGAAGACGAGAGCAATCAAAGCGAAGTTGAAGCCAGAAAAGACAGTATTAAACCAGAAGATTTAGCTACTATTATTTATACTTCCGGAACAACAGGAAGACCTAAAGGAGTTATGCTATCCCACAAAAACATTGTTTCTAATGTTTTAGACAGCGCGCCAAGAATCCCGTTTGATCCGGGAAAAAGTTCAGCTTTGAGCTTCCTTCCTATTTGTCATATTTTTGAAAGAATGATTTTGTACATCTATCAATATTATGGTATTTCGGTTTACTTTGGTGAATCGATTGATAAAATCAGCGATAACCTAAAAGAGGTACGACCAAATGTAATTACAGCTGTTCCAAGACTTTTAGAGAAAGTTTACGATAAAATCTACGCAAAAGGTGCTGAATTAACAGGCATTAAGAAAAAACTATTTTTCTGGGCCATTGATTTAGGGCTAAGATACCAGCCTTATGGTGCCAATGGTGCCTGGTACGAATTTCAGTTAAAAATCGCCCGTAAACTTATTTTCAGTAAATGGAAAGAAGGTTTAGGAGGAAACTTAGATTTAATGGTTTCGGGAAGTGCTGCTTTACAACCGCGTTTAGCGAGAGTTTTTGCTGCTGCTGAAATTCCGGTTATGGAAGGTTACGGTTTATCTGAAACATCACCGGTAATTGCTGTAAACGACCAAAGAAACAAAGGTTTTAAAATTGGAACTGTTGGAAAACCAATTCGCAATGTAGAAGTTAAAATTGCAGAAGACGGTGAAATCCTTTGCAAAGGACCAAACGTAATGTTAGGTTACTACAAAGATCCTGAAAAAACAGCCGAAGCTTTACAAGACGGTTATTTCCACACCGGAGATATTGGAGAAATTGACAGCGAAGGTTTCCTTAAAATTACAGACCGTAAAAAGGAAATGTTTAAAACTTCGGGAGGAAAATACATTGCTCCTCAGTTGATTGAAAATGCCATGAAACAATCTCGTTTTATCGAGCAGATTATGGTGATTGGTGAAGGCGAAAAAATGCCGGCAGCCTTTATTCAGCCTAACTTTGAATTTGTAAAAGAATGGGCTAAAATTCACAAAATAACTTTAGGAAACAACGACAAAGACATCAGTACTAACGCACAGGTTATCAAACGTATTGACGAAGAAGTAGAAACCATTAACGAGAAATTCGGACACTGGGAAAAAATCAAGCGTTTTGAACTTACTCCTGACGTTTGGTCGATTGACGGAGGACAACTTACTCCTACCCTAAAATTAAAACGTAAAATCATTAAAGAAATTTACAAAGATCTTTACGCTAAAATATACGGACAAAATTAA
- a CDS encoding SWIM zinc finger family protein has translation MTDLEYNYKGISTYSKTKGINNLVLAHQTEIEEVNNIPCFFWGSLTDPYVTAKCWSTIAKVVRSSFGPVPPSLRDPIVSAGSERLRFEGFSSCNGVYVRLDMKPEAIDGEFIANGTTNVDFNDPMLNALNAIQKNEKVTLAVGQQDVQVITSKAKVVEKKVTLPMRWIKGLTSVQLYLADMDLKFELNKIQTIQLFQSLPKGSVKGDFFITKRAGKFMFSTLATSDSVRIGGVQRLRLLEGILAIVDKIFVYESDDKQTCAIVCEFGKMQLLMAFSPDSYRGFSGEGNVLETMTENLPMEWVYGLNSLLKSNEMFDPTMLSIENDIDFGTMDNLTSNLSSMGLLGYDLSEKAHFYRRLPFKTERILSLNPRLKNAKKLIDKEEVEITERRADYIEAKVKGSGVVHKVIIDTTSQKCTCDWFTAYQGKRGICKHILAVKMILS, from the coding sequence ATGACAGATTTAGAATATAATTATAAAGGAATTTCAACTTACAGTAAAACAAAGGGAATCAATAATTTGGTTTTGGCCCATCAAACCGAAATTGAGGAAGTTAATAATATTCCGTGCTTTTTCTGGGGAAGTTTAACTGATCCTTATGTTACGGCAAAATGCTGGAGTACGATTGCCAAAGTAGTGCGTTCGAGTTTTGGACCAGTTCCGCCCAGCCTTCGCGACCCAATTGTTTCTGCAGGTTCAGAAAGACTTCGTTTTGAAGGGTTTTCGTCCTGTAATGGAGTCTATGTAAGATTAGACATGAAACCCGAAGCCATCGACGGCGAATTTATTGCAAATGGAACGACTAATGTTGATTTTAACGATCCGATGCTGAATGCGCTAAATGCGATTCAGAAAAATGAAAAGGTAACCCTTGCCGTTGGTCAGCAAGACGTTCAGGTGATAACCAGCAAAGCAAAAGTAGTCGAGAAAAAAGTAACTTTGCCCATGCGCTGGATCAAAGGATTAACCAGTGTTCAGCTTTATTTGGCTGATATGGATCTGAAGTTTGAACTCAATAAAATACAAACCATTCAGCTTTTTCAAAGCCTGCCGAAAGGAAGCGTAAAAGGTGATTTTTTTATCACCAAAAGAGCCGGAAAGTTTATGTTTTCGACTTTGGCAACTTCAGACAGTGTGAGAATAGGGGGCGTTCAAAGACTGCGTTTATTAGAAGGGATTTTGGCCATTGTAGATAAGATTTTTGTTTACGAATCAGATGATAAGCAGACTTGTGCTATTGTATGCGAATTTGGTAAAATGCAGCTATTGATGGCTTTTTCTCCGGATTCCTACCGTGGTTTTTCGGGTGAAGGAAATGTTCTGGAAACCATGACAGAAAATTTACCGATGGAATGGGTGTACGGACTAAACAGTTTGTTAAAATCGAATGAGATGTTTGATCCCACCATGCTTTCGATTGAAAATGATATTGATTTTGGCACGATGGATAATCTAACGTCCAATTTATCTTCCATGGGATTATTAGGGTATGATTTAAGCGAAAAGGCTCATTTTTACCGTCGTCTTCCTTTTAAAACAGAACGTATTTTATCTTTAAATCCGAGATTGAAAAATGCGAAAAAGCTAATTGATAAGGAAGAAGTAGAAATCACAGAACGCAGAGCCGATTATATTGAAGCCAAAGTAAAAGGTTCCGGTGTGGTACATAAAGTAATCATTGATACTACTTCTCAAAAATGTACCTGCGACTGGTTTACGGCTTATCAGGGAAAGAGAGGAATCTGCAAGCATATTTTGGCGGTGAAAATGATACTTTCTTAA